The Pantoea eucalypti sequence ACCATAATGGCAGAGGATAATCGACTGGTTTACTCCACCGACAGCGGGCGCATTACCCAGCCTGAGACTAAAGCAGAGCGGCCAAAAGGGGATGGCATTGTACGCATCCAGCGCCAGACCAGCGGACGCAAAGGCAAAGGCGTCTGTCTGATCACCGGCATTGATCTGGATGATGCAGCACTGACGCTGCTGGCCGCTGAACTGAAAAAGAAGTGTGGCTGTGGTGGATCGGTAAAAGAGGGTGTTATCGAGATTCAGGGTGACAAACGCGATTTACTGAAAAGCCTGCTGGAAGCTAAAGGGATGAAAGTCAAACTGGCGGGCGGCTGAATTAAAAAAATCGGGCTACCGAAGTAGCCCGATGGTCATGTAGATGCTTAGCGTAGCCGTTTATTCTTTTAATAAGGTCCTTAGTGGACCTGATGACCGATAATACCACCAACTGCGGCGCCACCGACTGTGCCGAGCGCGCTACCATTGGTCAATACTGAACCCCCAATCGCACCTGCGCCCGCGCCAATGGCGGTGTTGCGGTCACGCTTAGACCAGTTAGAACAGCCGCTCAGGGCAACAGCTAACGTGGTAGCCAGTACAACGGCAGTGATTCGTTTCATTGTTGTAGTCATACACTTCTCCTTTGATGTGCTCACAGAGGCAACACTCTTAGTATAGCTCCGATATTTCCTCAGCCCGCTTGTGTCGCATTATTGCCTCATCCCTGACGGCATAGAAATGTGATCACCATGGACAAACCGTTTGTAGCGGGTGAGTCACAATGCGACAGGCCAACAGGTCCACGCATTGTCTGAGAGGATTCTAAGCGTTCTGCAATAATTCCGAAGATGGAAAATTCTGAAATCACGACACATTTTTTCATTCACAGCCATTCCTTCTGCGTTTATAGCCATTTGCTCCATAACTCTTTCGCGTCCGACTCCGCAAAATTCAGGGACGATTGTCAGCAGGAGAAAAGAGATGCTGGAACACCTTAAACAACAGGTTCTGGAAGCGAATCTGGATCTACCCAAATACAACCTGGTGACCTTTACCTGGGGGAATGTCAGCGCGATTGATCGCGAGCAGGGTTTGCTGGTGATTAAACCTTCCGGCGTGCGCTATGAAGTGATGAAGCGCGACGACATGGTTGTGGTCGATCTGGCGAGTGGCAATGTAGTAGAAGGGGATAAACGCCCTTCATCGGACACGGCGACGCATCGTGCGCTCTATCTCGCCTGGCCGGAAGTCGGTGGCATTGTCCATACGCATTCTCGTCATGCGACCATCTGGGCGCAGGCAGGACGACCCATTCCGGCCTGGGGAACAACCCACGCCGACGATTTCTATGGCGAGATCCCCTGCACCCGCGCGATGCGTAACGAAGAGATTCAGCACGAGTACGAGTGGAACACGGGCGAAGTGATTATTGAGACGTTCGCGCAGCGCGGATTATCGCCTTCGGCGATCCCGGGGGTACTGGTCAACTCCCACGGCCCATTTGCCTGGGGTAAAGACGCCCATGCCGCTGTACACAGCGCGGTTGTCCTGGAGGAGGTGGCCTATATGGGGCTCTTTAGCCAGCAGCTTACCGCTAACCTGCCGCCCATTAATCAGACGCTGCTCGATTTACACTACCTGCGAAAGCACGGTGAGAATGCCTGGTACGGGCAAAAATAACGAACGGGACGCGACGGCGTCCCTTTTTTTGTCGCCATTGCCGCTGGTATGGCGATCCCCATCATAGTTATCAAAACATTCATCCTGAAAAAATAAAACAGCGTTTCATTTATATCGAGGCGATCACTGTTTTAATAACCTCAAATCACTACTTTGCTTTCATCGCCTTCGGGCACTTCCTGCTCCAACACTGGCAAAGCAAAGGTGAAACCTGTATGCACATCAAACGGGCAATAGACAAAATTCCGGGCGGCATGATGCTTATTCCGCTGTTTATCGGCGCACTCTGCCATACATTCTCTCCCGGTGCCGGGAAATACTTCGGCTCTTTCACCAACGGTCTGATGACGGGGACGGTGCCGATTCTGGCCGTCTGGTTCTTCTGTATGGGAGCATCGATAAAGCTCAGCGCTACCGGCACGGTACTGCGTAAATCAGGCACGCTGGTGTTAACGAAAATTGCC is a genomic window containing:
- the araD gene encoding L-ribulose-5-phosphate 4-epimerase, whose amino-acid sequence is MLEHLKQQVLEANLDLPKYNLVTFTWGNVSAIDREQGLLVIKPSGVRYEVMKRDDMVVVDLASGNVVEGDKRPSSDTATHRALYLAWPEVGGIVHTHSRHATIWAQAGRPIPAWGTTHADDFYGEIPCTRAMRNEEIQHEYEWNTGEVIIETFAQRGLSPSAIPGVLVNSHGPFAWGKDAHAAVHSAVVLEEVAYMGLFSQQLTANLPPINQTLLDLHYLRKHGENAWYGQK
- the yciH gene encoding stress response translation initiation inhibitor YciH, which encodes MAEDNRLVYSTDSGRITQPETKAERPKGDGIVRIQRQTSGRKGKGVCLITGIDLDDAALTLLAAELKKKCGCGGSVKEGVIEIQGDKRDLLKSLLEAKGMKVKLAGG
- the osmB gene encoding osmotically-inducible lipoprotein OsmB codes for the protein MTTTMKRITAVVLATTLAVALSGCSNWSKRDRNTAIGAGAGAIGGSVLTNGSALGTVGGAAVGGIIGHQVH